From Novosphingobium resinovorum, the proteins below share one genomic window:
- the coaE gene encoding dephospho-CoA kinase (Dephospho-CoA kinase (CoaE) performs the final step in coenzyme A biosynthesis.) has product MKIMGLTGSIGMGKSTVAQMLRDLDVPVFDADAAVHELQGPNGALVPLIEAAFPGTTDASGVVRPLLGAVVFQDKDKLATLERIVHPAVAAMRGDFLRDNAEAPLVVFDIPLLYEKGSEKGLDAVAVVSAPGGEQRRRVLARPGMTAEKFEQILALQVPDAEKRALADYVIDTGTTLDATREQVAGIVQALRRAE; this is encoded by the coding sequence ATGAAAATTATGGGTCTGACCGGATCGATCGGCATGGGCAAGTCGACCGTCGCGCAGATGCTGCGCGACCTCGACGTGCCGGTGTTCGATGCCGATGCGGCGGTGCACGAACTGCAGGGTCCGAACGGCGCGCTGGTGCCGCTGATCGAGGCGGCCTTTCCCGGCACTACGGATGCGTCAGGTGTCGTTAGACCCCTGCTGGGTGCCGTCGTGTTCCAGGACAAGGACAAGCTCGCGACTCTGGAGCGAATCGTCCACCCCGCCGTCGCGGCGATGCGGGGGGACTTCCTGCGGGACAATGCCGAGGCGCCGCTGGTCGTCTTCGACATTCCGCTGCTCTACGAAAAGGGCAGCGAAAAGGGCCTCGATGCGGTCGCGGTAGTGTCCGCCCCGGGCGGGGAACAGCGCCGCCGGGTGCTCGCGCGGCCGGGCATGACTGCAGAAAAATTCGAGCAGATTCTGGCACTTCAGGTGCCCGATGCCGAGAAGCGCGCGCTTGCCGACTACGTGATCGACACCGGCACTACGCTCGATGCGACCCGCGAACAGGTGGCCGGTATCGTGCAGGCGCTGAGGCGAGCCGAATAA
- a CDS encoding (2Fe-2S) ferredoxin domain-containing protein codes for MSHHAIAKAEEAFAKTGSDMIRRHIFICAEPQKGECCSPEKGQAAWKFLKKRLKQLGLDGKGGVARTKADCLRICHAGPVAVVWPDGVWYHSCDEDVLERIIQQHLIGGEPVEEFRLHAPGD; via the coding sequence ATGAGCCACCACGCCATCGCCAAGGCCGAGGAAGCCTTCGCCAAGACCGGCAGCGACATGATCCGCCGCCACATCTTCATATGCGCCGAACCGCAAAAGGGCGAATGCTGCTCGCCCGAGAAGGGGCAGGCCGCGTGGAAGTTCCTCAAGAAGCGGCTCAAGCAGCTCGGGCTGGACGGAAAGGGCGGCGTGGCCCGTACCAAGGCGGACTGCCTGCGCATCTGCCACGCCGGGCCGGTCGCGGTCGTGTGGCCGGACGGAGTCTGGTATCACTCGTGCGACGAGGACGTGCTGGAGCGGATCATCCAGCAGCACCTCATCGGAGGGGAGCCGGTCGAGGAGTTTCGACTGCACGCGCCGGGAGATTGA
- a CDS encoding DUF1491 family protein: MDSRLPAHLEVSALIRRVNGEGGFATVLAKGEQDAGTILVVLSHNGSNVRLHERMPELDGTRRWRCSKTQDPENPFEFQEYLDRRKRQDPDVWIVELDGADAERFIGA, encoded by the coding sequence ATGGATTCCCGCCTCCCCGCTCACCTCGAGGTTTCCGCGCTGATTCGCCGCGTCAATGGCGAGGGCGGATTCGCGACGGTGCTGGCTAAAGGCGAACAGGACGCCGGGACGATTCTTGTCGTTCTTTCGCACAATGGATCGAATGTGCGCCTTCATGAACGGATGCCCGAACTCGACGGCACCCGGCGCTGGCGCTGCTCCAAGACTCAGGATCCTGAAAACCCGTTCGAATTTCAGGAGTACCTAGACCGGCGCAAGCGTCAGGACCCCGACGTGTGGATCGTCGAACTCGATGGCGCAGACGCCGAACGCTTCATCGGGGCCTGA
- a CDS encoding Maf family protein, which produces MIVLASQSGSRRAMLEAAGIAYRAQPAHVDERGIEAALGDASAPEVALELAKAKALNVSRETSGAVVLGSDSLVSCGERRFDKPASRENAAEHLRFFSGKVMELHSAAALVRDGEVLWAENAVAQLHVADLSDAFIESYLDAEWPEVGACVGVFRIEGRGVQLFEKIDGDYFTILGMPLLKVQAALRGLGVLTR; this is translated from the coding sequence ATGATCGTTCTTGCATCCCAGAGCGGCTCGCGCCGCGCCATGCTCGAAGCGGCGGGCATCGCCTACCGCGCCCAGCCCGCCCATGTCGACGAACGCGGGATCGAGGCGGCGCTCGGCGATGCCTCCGCGCCCGAAGTCGCGTTGGAACTCGCGAAGGCAAAGGCCCTGAATGTTTCACGTGAAACATCGGGTGCGGTCGTGCTCGGTAGCGATTCCCTCGTGTCCTGCGGTGAGCGGCGGTTCGACAAGCCCGCCAGCCGGGAGAACGCGGCCGAGCATCTGCGCTTCTTCTCGGGTAAGGTGATGGAGCTGCACAGCGCGGCTGCCCTCGTGCGCGATGGCGAAGTGCTCTGGGCGGAGAACGCGGTGGCGCAGTTGCATGTCGCGGATTTGTCCGATGCCTTCATCGAGAGCTACCTCGACGCGGAATGGCCCGAAGTCGGTGCCTGCGTCGGCGTCTTCCGGATCGAGGGACGCGGCGTGCAGCTGTTCGAGAAGATCGACGGCGACTATTTCACGATCCTCGGCATGCCGCTGCTCAAGGTGCAGGCGGCGCTGCGCGGATTGGGAGTCCTGACGCGATGA
- a CDS encoding CBS domain-containing protein has product MTIGRIIEGRDAVVTCDVAMTVREAAGILAEKRIGAVPVMENGEIAGIFSERDVIYKLRELGADMLDMPLGHIMTALPVTIEPETSVMAALSLMTRRRIRHLPVVKNGRMIGFVSIGDLVKYRIDKIENEAAAMRDYIQTA; this is encoded by the coding sequence ATGACCATCGGTCGAATTATCGAAGGCCGCGATGCCGTAGTCACCTGCGACGTTGCCATGACCGTGCGCGAGGCCGCCGGAATCCTCGCCGAAAAGAGAATCGGCGCAGTGCCGGTGATGGAAAACGGCGAAATCGCCGGAATCTTCTCCGAACGCGACGTAATCTACAAACTGCGCGAACTGGGCGCCGACATGCTCGACATGCCGCTCGGCCACATCATGACCGCGCTGCCCGTGACCATCGAGCCCGAAACCTCGGTCATGGCGGCGCTGTCGCTGATGACCCGCCGCCGCATTCGCCACCTGCCCGTGGTGAAGAACGGGCGCATGATCGGGTTCGTATCGATCGGCGATCTGGTGAAATACCGGATCGACAAGATCGAGAACGAGGCTGCCGCGATGCGGGATTACATCCAGACGGCGTAA
- a CDS encoding pyruvate, water dikinase regulatory protein has translation MARFHLHLLSDSTGETLEMIAKAALAQFDDDGEVLRHFWPMVRSQQHLDRIMGEISANPGLVFFTLVNEETRGRLEERCQQLGLPAIAVLDGVTDALEALLGQEAKGRPGRQHRLDDAYFARVDAIQFTIAHDDGVLWEEWEEADILLAGVSRTSKTPTSIYLANRGYKVANIPIVVESPPPQMLFGLRHPLVVGLTTAPDRLIQIRRNRLLSLSQSPDTDYVATDAVESELKYARRMFADNSWPVIDVTRRSIEETAAAVINLYNERKAAGQTGQVGPKPI, from the coding sequence ATGGCGCGTTTCCACCTGCACCTCCTGTCAGATTCCACCGGCGAAACGCTGGAGATGATCGCCAAGGCGGCCCTCGCGCAGTTCGACGACGACGGTGAAGTCCTGCGGCATTTCTGGCCGATGGTCCGCTCGCAGCAGCACCTCGATCGGATCATGGGCGAGATTTCCGCGAACCCGGGCCTCGTCTTCTTCACCCTGGTCAACGAGGAGACGCGCGGGCGCCTCGAAGAGAGGTGCCAGCAACTCGGCCTGCCAGCGATCGCGGTGCTCGACGGGGTGACCGACGCGCTCGAGGCGCTGCTGGGGCAGGAGGCGAAGGGACGTCCGGGCCGCCAGCACCGGCTCGACGACGCCTATTTCGCGCGCGTCGATGCGATCCAGTTCACCATTGCCCACGACGATGGCGTTTTGTGGGAAGAGTGGGAGGAAGCCGACATCCTGCTCGCCGGGGTGTCGCGCACCAGCAAGACGCCGACCTCGATCTACCTCGCCAATCGCGGGTACAAGGTGGCGAACATTCCGATCGTCGTCGAAAGCCCGCCGCCGCAGATGCTGTTCGGGCTGCGCCATCCGCTGGTGGTCGGCCTGACGACCGCGCCCGATCGGCTGATCCAGATCCGCCGCAACCGCCTGCTCTCGCTCAGCCAGTCGCCCGACACCGACTATGTCGCGACCGATGCGGTGGAGAGCGAGCTGAAATATGCGCGGCGCATGTTCGCGGACAATTCCTGGCCGGTGATCGACGTCACCCGCCGCTCGATCGAGGAGACCGCCGCGGCGGTGATCAACCTCTATAACGAACGCAAGGCGGCGGGCCAGACCGGCCAGGTCGGCCCGAAGCCCATCTGA
- a CDS encoding DUF2497 domain-containing protein has product MRQNGEPSVEEILQSIKQVIARDSRLETRTSRTERLMREPEPLYADEDEDDVLELQEASQITAAGETDEGPLLHDQARDSMRESLAALAMLSEPGAQPQIVRSGETSLEALAKELLRPALTEWLDRNLPAMVERLVAAEIARIVGKKG; this is encoded by the coding sequence ATGCGTCAGAACGGTGAACCTTCGGTCGAGGAGATCCTCCAGTCGATCAAGCAGGTCATCGCGCGCGATTCCCGCCTCGAAACCCGTACCAGCCGCACCGAACGCCTGATGCGCGAGCCGGAACCGCTCTACGCCGACGAGGATGAGGACGATGTGCTCGAACTCCAGGAAGCCTCGCAGATTACCGCAGCGGGCGAGACCGACGAAGGCCCGTTGCTGCACGATCAGGCGCGCGATTCGATGCGCGAATCGCTCGCCGCGCTCGCCATGCTGTCCGAGCCCGGCGCGCAGCCGCAGATCGTCCGTTCGGGAGAAACCTCGCTGGAGGCGCTCGCCAAGGAGCTTCTCCGCCCGGCACTGACCGAATGGCTTGACCGCAACCTGCCGGCTATGGTCGAACGCCTCGTCGCTGCCGAAATCGCGCGGATCGTCGGCAAGAAGGGCTGA
- the hpf gene encoding ribosome hibernation-promoting factor, HPF/YfiA family, which produces MDIRVSGHQVETGEALQVHANDKLTAIIEKYFNRALSSHVTFGRAPAGAFKCDIIMHVMQNLVLKGSGMAQDAHVACDQAAEKIDKQLRRYKRRLKDRSEQTAHANAAEDAAYTIFEENVADNDTDDLEADAPVVIAETRVDVPEATVSDAVMMLDLRNTTALFFKNAGTGRHNMVYRRGDGSIGWVEPH; this is translated from the coding sequence ATGGATATCCGCGTCTCTGGTCACCAGGTCGAAACCGGCGAGGCCCTGCAGGTCCACGCCAACGACAAGCTCACGGCGATCATCGAGAAGTATTTCAACCGGGCGCTGTCGTCTCACGTCACTTTCGGCCGAGCGCCGGCCGGGGCGTTCAAGTGCGACATCATCATGCACGTGATGCAGAACCTCGTGCTCAAGGGCAGCGGCATGGCGCAGGACGCGCATGTCGCCTGCGATCAGGCCGCCGAGAAGATCGACAAGCAGCTGCGCCGCTACAAGCGCCGCCTGAAGGACCGCTCCGAACAGACGGCCCATGCCAATGCGGCCGAGGACGCCGCCTACACGATCTTCGAGGAGAACGTCGCAGACAACGACACGGACGACCTCGAAGCCGACGCCCCGGTGGTCATTGCCGAAACCCGGGTGGACGTTCCCGAAGCCACCGTTTCGGACGCGGTAATGATGCTCGACTTGCGCAATACTACGGCTCTCTTCTTCAAAAATGCTGGCACCGGGCGGCATAATATGGTCTACCGCCGCGGTGATGGGTCGATCGGCTGGGTCGAACCGCACTGA
- a CDS encoding PaaI family thioesterase, with protein sequence MQPEDTAEGQIQGGAGLHWRALEGLYASAPINQMFRSKLEIVGDGHARITFLVEPDCFHAAGAAHGTIYFKMLDDAAFYAANTHVTDRFLLTTSFNLHLSKPIKGGRIVCEGRWVSGRRRVLVAESWLIDEDGEECGRGTGTFMRSRIALSSLPGYSIPQA encoded by the coding sequence ATGCAGCCTGAAGACACTGCCGAAGGCCAGATTCAGGGCGGCGCCGGGCTTCACTGGCGCGCGCTGGAGGGGCTCTATGCCTCCGCCCCCATCAACCAGATGTTCCGCTCAAAGCTGGAAATCGTCGGCGATGGGCATGCGCGCATCACGTTCCTGGTCGAGCCCGACTGTTTCCATGCGGCCGGGGCGGCGCACGGGACCATCTATTTCAAGATGCTCGACGATGCGGCTTTTTACGCCGCCAACACTCACGTCACCGATCGCTTCCTGCTGACGACCTCGTTCAACCTGCACTTGTCCAAGCCCATCAAGGGCGGCCGTATCGTGTGCGAGGGCCGCTGGGTGAGCGGTCGCCGCCGCGTGCTGGTGGCCGAGTCCTGGCTGATCGACGAGGACGGCGAGGAATGCGGGCGCGGCACCGGAACGTTCATGCGATCGCGCATCGCGCTCTCCAGCCTGCCCGGCTATTCGATTCCGCAAGCCTGA
- a CDS encoding PTS sugar transporter subunit IIA has product MSGLFSLAPEAVITLDADSKDIILDRLAARFASVYGLDHQAVLARITEREQLGSTGFGRRIAIPHARMAGLTRPVAVFMRLASPVEFEAADGVPIDLVFGLLSPEGAGATHLHALAAISRMMRDERMHEALLAAPGTEALYSLLSNVIDRDAA; this is encoded by the coding sequence ATGAGTGGGCTTTTTTCGCTGGCGCCCGAGGCTGTCATCACCCTCGACGCGGACAGCAAGGACATCATCCTGGACCGCCTCGCGGCTCGGTTCGCTTCGGTCTATGGTCTCGACCATCAGGCTGTGCTGGCGCGCATCACCGAGCGTGAGCAGCTTGGCAGCACCGGGTTCGGGCGACGCATCGCCATCCCCCATGCGCGCATGGCCGGGCTGACGCGTCCCGTTGCCGTGTTCATGCGCCTCGCTTCCCCGGTCGAATTCGAAGCCGCGGACGGCGTGCCGATCGACCTCGTGTTCGGCCTGCTCTCCCCCGAAGGAGCGGGCGCGACCCACCTTCATGCTCTGGCGGCGATCTCGCGCATGATGCGTGACGAGCGCATGCACGAAGCTCTGCTGGCCGCTCCGGGCACCGAAGCGCTCTACAGCCTGCTGAGCAACGTCATCGACCGCGATGCAGCCTGA
- a CDS encoding HesB/IscA family protein: MEQQTVTLSPSAAARVAAIASKQGKPAILRLAVEGGGCSGFQYKFGLADAPDADDSVAETDGVKLLVDSVSLDLVQGCVVDFVESLGGAAFRVENPNAAAGCGCGSSFSV, translated from the coding sequence ATGGAACAGCAGACCGTGACTCTCAGCCCCTCGGCCGCCGCGCGCGTCGCCGCGATCGCGAGCAAGCAGGGCAAGCCCGCAATCCTGCGGCTTGCCGTCGAAGGCGGGGGCTGCTCGGGCTTCCAGTACAAGTTCGGCCTCGCCGACGCCCCCGACGCGGACGACAGCGTGGCCGAGACCGACGGGGTGAAGCTCCTCGTCGACTCGGTCAGCCTCGACCTCGTCCAGGGCTGCGTCGTCGATTTCGTGGAGTCGCTGGGCGGCGCGGCGTTCCGGGTGGAAAACCCGAATGCCGCCGCAGGCTGCGGCTGCGGGTCCAGCTTCTCGGTATGA
- a CDS encoding cell wall hydrolase codes for MRKKVEWASAIALAATVLTALLGATGSGAAASDFIPTLVETKPAPQFVSEPVVQALPAAETETEEADAPDADSLQELVSQQETPDDMSRDMRCLAGAIYFEARGESLEGQLAVGRVIVNRTKSGRFPTSYCGVVYQPSQFSFIRGRSMPAVRENSPSWQEAVAIAQIAEDGAWKSKAKGALFFHAKRVSPRWSKLTKLAQVDNHIFYR; via the coding sequence ATGCGAAAGAAAGTTGAGTGGGCGAGCGCGATTGCGCTGGCCGCGACGGTTCTCACCGCTCTTCTAGGCGCCACGGGCTCGGGCGCCGCCGCATCGGATTTCATTCCGACGCTGGTAGAAACGAAGCCCGCCCCGCAGTTCGTTTCCGAACCGGTCGTGCAGGCGCTTCCCGCCGCCGAGACCGAGACCGAGGAAGCAGACGCCCCCGATGCGGATTCCCTTCAGGAACTGGTGTCTCAGCAGGAGACGCCGGATGACATGTCGCGCGACATGCGCTGCCTGGCCGGCGCGATCTACTTCGAAGCACGCGGTGAATCGCTGGAAGGCCAGCTCGCCGTTGGCCGTGTGATCGTCAACCGCACCAAGTCGGGCCGCTTCCCGACGAGCTATTGCGGCGTGGTCTACCAGCCCTCGCAGTTCTCGTTCATTCGCGGCCGCTCGATGCCTGCCGTGCGCGAGAATTCGCCCAGCTGGCAGGAAGCCGTCGCGATCGCCCAGATCGCCGAGGACGGCGCCTGGAAGAGCAAGGCCAAGGGTGCGCTGTTCTTCCACGCCAAGCGCGTGTCGCCGCGCTGGAGCAAGCTGACGAAGCTGGCTCAGGTGGATAACCACATCTTCTATCGCTGA
- the xth gene encoding exodeoxyribonuclease III, which produces MRISTFNINGVKARLPRLLEWLEETRPAVACLQEIKTQDEGFPIAEFEKLGYKGIWHGQKGFNGVAILADGEMPVEVQRGLDGEPEDEHSRYLEAQVFGVRVVCIYLPNGNPLPGPKFDYKLRWMERLRRRMDVIKAEEVPAIITGDYNVIPTDRDVWTSSAMASDALMQPESRDAYFRLLGDGWTDALATHNPRGGVWTYWDYQAGAWQRDHGFRIDHSLLSPELADRLAACGVDKVHRGREKASDHAPVWVELKAA; this is translated from the coding sequence ATGAGGATCTCCACCTTCAACATCAACGGCGTCAAGGCACGCCTGCCCCGTCTGCTCGAATGGCTCGAGGAAACCCGTCCCGCCGTCGCCTGCCTGCAGGAGATCAAGACGCAGGACGAAGGCTTCCCGATCGCCGAGTTCGAAAAGCTGGGCTACAAGGGCATCTGGCACGGCCAGAAGGGCTTCAACGGCGTCGCCATCCTCGCCGACGGGGAAATGCCCGTCGAAGTCCAGCGCGGCCTCGATGGCGAGCCCGAGGACGAACATTCGCGCTATCTCGAAGCGCAGGTCTTCGGCGTGCGGGTCGTGTGCATCTACCTGCCCAACGGCAATCCGCTGCCCGGCCCCAAGTTCGACTACAAGCTGCGCTGGATGGAACGCCTGCGCCGCCGCATGGACGTGATCAAGGCCGAGGAAGTGCCGGCCATCATCACCGGCGACTACAACGTCATCCCGACCGACCGCGACGTCTGGACGTCCTCTGCAATGGCCTCCGACGCGCTGATGCAGCCGGAATCGCGGGACGCCTACTTCCGCCTCCTCGGAGACGGCTGGACCGACGCGCTCGCCACGCACAACCCGCGCGGCGGCGTGTGGACCTACTGGGACTATCAGGCAGGCGCCTGGCAACGCGACCACGGCTTCCGCATCGACCACTCGCTGCTCTCGCCCGAACTGGCGGACCGGCTGGCGGCGTGCGGTGTCGACAAGGTTCATCGCGGGCGGGAAAAGGCCAGCGACCATGCGCCTGTGTGGGTCGAACTGAAGGCCGCCTGA
- a CDS encoding shikimate dehydrogenase family protein, whose protein sequence is MTRYAEVIGDPIAQSKSPAIHNFWLAELGIEGRYDHCLVKLEDLGDYLAKRRADPDWRGCNVTMPHKLSILPLMDRLDPLAAQIGAVNTVVRESDGTLTGYNTDAPGFLEPVRDELAKTHLFRMARILGTGGAARAIIAALANEHFVIVLAGRDPAKARAMLDELAPGGEHHAIGLDHFADATDFAFDDREQCFDLVVNASPLGMTGQPPLAFDFSHAPPRSVVYDIVTSPLDTQFLQDARGAGFETVDGLSMLIGQADSAFMHFFGARPPRDRDAALRELILS, encoded by the coding sequence ATGACACGCTATGCCGAAGTGATCGGCGATCCGATCGCGCAGTCCAAGTCGCCCGCGATCCACAATTTCTGGCTTGCCGAGCTGGGGATCGAAGGCCGCTACGACCACTGCCTCGTCAAGCTGGAGGACCTCGGCGACTATCTCGCGAAGCGCCGCGCCGATCCCGACTGGCGCGGTTGCAACGTGACGATGCCGCACAAGCTGTCGATCCTGCCGCTCATGGACCGGCTCGACCCGCTCGCCGCGCAGATCGGCGCGGTCAACACCGTCGTGCGCGAGTCCGACGGCACCCTTACCGGCTACAACACCGACGCGCCGGGATTCCTGGAGCCGGTGCGCGATGAACTGGCGAAGACGCACCTGTTCCGCATGGCGCGCATCCTCGGGACCGGCGGCGCGGCGCGGGCGATCATCGCGGCGCTGGCCAACGAGCACTTCGTCATCGTCCTCGCGGGCCGCGATCCGGCCAAGGCGCGCGCCATGCTCGACGAACTCGCGCCGGGCGGCGAGCACCACGCCATCGGCCTCGACCACTTCGCCGACGCCACCGACTTCGCCTTCGACGACCGCGAGCAGTGCTTCGACCTCGTCGTCAACGCCAGCCCGCTCGGCATGACCGGGCAGCCGCCGCTGGCCTTCGACTTCAGCCACGCGCCGCCGCGCAGCGTGGTCTACGATATCGTCACCAGTCCGCTCGACACGCAGTTCCTGCAGGATGCACGCGGCGCCGGATTCGAGACGGTGGACGGCCTTTCCATGCTGATCGGGCAGGCGGACTCGGCATTCATGCATTTCTTCGGCGCCCGCCCTCCCCGCGACCGCGATGCCGCTCTGCGCGAGCTGATTCTGTCATGA
- a CDS encoding acyl-CoA thioesterase: protein MPKPDPALLDPARYPFSCRIEPRFGDLDVNMHINNVAMAGFLEDGRVRFHRASRYREGLVGLSSMIVSIGIEYLGEAHYPDALTVHTAIEQVGRSSHGLVQLVTQDDRIVAFSRSTMVTVGEDGPALMPATFASQTEEWKLRP from the coding sequence ATGCCGAAACCCGATCCCGCGCTGCTCGATCCCGCGCGTTACCCGTTTTCCTGTCGCATCGAGCCGCGCTTCGGCGATCTCGACGTCAACATGCACATCAACAACGTGGCGATGGCCGGATTCCTCGAGGATGGCCGCGTGCGCTTTCACCGTGCCAGTCGCTATCGCGAGGGACTTGTCGGTCTGTCCTCGATGATCGTCAGCATCGGCATCGAATATCTCGGCGAGGCGCACTATCCCGATGCCCTGACCGTCCATACCGCCATCGAGCAGGTCGGGCGTTCCAGCCACGGCCTCGTCCAGTTGGTGACGCAGGACGACCGGATCGTCGCGTTCTCCCGCTCCACGATGGTAACGGTCGGCGAGGACGGCCCTGCGCTGATGCCCGCCACTTTCGCCAGCCAGACCGAGGAATGGAAACTGCGGCCATGA
- the dnaQ gene encoding DNA polymerase III subunit epsilon, with protein MREIIFDTETTGFDPKNGDRMVEIGCIEMVNRVVTGRTYHAYFNPERGMPAEAEAVHGLSDAFLADKPLFSACAQEFLDFIEDSAMVAHNANFDFNFINAELKLCGLPEVSRERMVDTVALAKVRHPGAKLSLDALCSRYGIDRSHRTKHGALLDSELLAQVYVELRGGRQIGLELSAETTEIVTEIKVLNTKNRIFRQPRPHAATEAELSAHAEFLKSVDTPLWGA; from the coding sequence ATGAGAGAGATCATCTTCGACACCGAAACGACCGGCTTCGACCCGAAAAACGGGGACCGCATGGTGGAAATCGGCTGCATCGAGATGGTCAACCGGGTGGTGACCGGGCGCACCTACCACGCCTATTTCAACCCAGAACGCGGCATGCCCGCGGAGGCAGAGGCGGTGCACGGCCTGTCCGACGCCTTCCTCGCCGACAAGCCCCTGTTCTCGGCCTGCGCGCAGGAATTCCTCGACTTCATCGAGGACAGCGCGATGGTGGCGCACAACGCCAACTTCGACTTCAACTTCATCAACGCCGAGCTGAAGCTATGCGGGCTTCCCGAGGTTTCGCGTGAGCGCATGGTCGATACCGTGGCGCTCGCCAAAGTGCGCCATCCCGGCGCCAAGCTCTCGCTCGACGCGCTTTGCAGTCGCTACGGGATCGACCGCAGCCACCGCACCAAGCACGGCGCGCTGCTCGACTCCGAACTGCTTGCCCAAGTTTACGTGGAACTGCGGGGAGGCCGTCAGATCGGCCTCGAACTTTCTGCAGAAACCACTGAGATCGTGACGGAAATCAAGGTTCTCAACACGAAGAACCGTATTTTCCGTCAGCCGCGTCCCCACGCGGCTACCGAGGCGGAACTCTCTGCGCACGCAGAGTTTCTCAAGTCGGTCGATACCCCGCTCTGGGGTGCCTGA